One genomic window of Streptomyces sp. NBC_01276 includes the following:
- a CDS encoding DEAD/DEAH box helicase has product MNRTRTNNRSAASSSRTGGSRFGSAAPSRSGGQSRSGGQARSGGQGRSGGYGRRPAAAVQGEFALPRTITPALPAVEAFAELDMPAPLLAALGAEGVSVPFPIQAATLPNTLAGRDVLGRGRTGSGKTLAFGLALLARTAGRRAEPRQPLALVLVPTRELAQQVTDALTPYARSVKLRLATVVGGMSIGKQAGALRGGAEVVVATPGRLADLIERGDCRLDQVDITVLDEADQMADMGFMPQVTALLDQVRTGGQRMLFSATLDRNVDLLVRRYLNDPVVHSVDPSAGAVTTMEHHVLHVQGADKHATTTEIAARDGRVIMFLDTKHAVDRLTLDLLNSGVRAAALHGGKSQPQRTRTLAQFKTGHVTVLVATNVAARGIHVDNLDLVVNVDPPTDHKDYLHRGGRTARAGESGSVVTLVTPNQRRDMTRLMATAGINPQVTQVRSGEAELQRITGARTPSGIPVVITAPVSERPKRSAASRGRRGGPSQAARRSGRPQARSDAAA; this is encoded by the coding sequence ATGAACCGCACACGCACGAACAACCGCTCCGCCGCCTCCTCCTCCCGCACGGGCGGGAGCCGGTTCGGCTCGGCGGCCCCCAGCCGTTCCGGCGGTCAGTCCCGCTCCGGCGGCCAGGCCCGCTCGGGAGGACAGGGCCGCTCCGGCGGCTACGGCCGCCGGCCCGCCGCCGCCGTACAGGGCGAGTTCGCCCTCCCCCGGACGATCACCCCCGCGCTGCCCGCCGTAGAGGCGTTCGCCGAGCTCGACATGCCCGCCCCGCTGCTCGCCGCGCTCGGCGCGGAGGGCGTGAGCGTCCCGTTCCCGATCCAGGCCGCGACCCTGCCGAACACCCTCGCGGGCCGCGACGTGCTCGGCCGCGGGCGCACCGGCTCCGGCAAGACCCTCGCCTTCGGCCTCGCGCTGCTCGCCCGTACCGCCGGACGGCGGGCGGAGCCCCGTCAGCCGCTGGCCCTGGTACTCGTCCCCACCCGCGAGCTCGCCCAGCAGGTCACGGACGCCCTCACCCCCTATGCCCGCTCCGTGAAGCTGCGGCTGGCCACGGTCGTCGGAGGCATGTCGATCGGAAAGCAGGCCGGCGCGCTCCGCGGTGGTGCCGAGGTGGTCGTCGCGACCCCCGGACGCCTCGCGGACCTCATCGAGCGTGGCGACTGCCGGCTCGACCAGGTCGACATCACCGTGCTCGACGAGGCCGACCAGATGGCCGACATGGGCTTCATGCCGCAGGTCACCGCGCTGCTCGACCAGGTGCGCACGGGCGGCCAGCGGATGCTGTTCTCCGCGACCCTCGACCGCAACGTCGACCTGCTCGTGCGCCGCTACCTGAACGACCCCGTCGTCCACTCCGTCGACCCCTCGGCCGGCGCGGTGACCACGATGGAACACCACGTGCTGCACGTGCAGGGCGCCGACAAGCACGCCACGACCACGGAGATCGCCGCCCGCGACGGCCGCGTGATCATGTTCCTGGACACCAAGCACGCCGTCGACCGGTTGACCCTGGACCTCCTCAACAGCGGCGTACGGGCCGCGGCCCTGCACGGCGGCAAGTCCCAGCCCCAGCGCACCCGCACCCTGGCCCAGTTCAAGACCGGGCACGTGACCGTGCTGGTGGCCACCAACGTCGCCGCCCGCGGCATCCACGTCGACAACCTGGACCTCGTGGTCAACGTGGACCCGCCCACCGACCACAAGGACTACCTCCACCGCGGCGGACGCACCGCCCGCGCGGGCGAGTCCGGCAGCGTCGTCACCCTCGTCACCCCCAACCAGCGACGCGACATGACCCGCCTGATGGCCACCGCCGGCATCAACCCGCAGGTCACCCAGGTCCGCTCCGGTGAGGCCGAGTTGCAGCGCATCACCGGCGCCCGGACCCCGTCCGGCATCCCCGTCGTCATCACCGCGCCGGTGAGCGAGCGCCCCAAGCGCAGCGCCGCCTCGCGCGGCCGGCGCGGCGGCCCCTCGCAGGCCGCGCGGCGTAGCGGCCGGCCCCAGGCCAGGTCCGACGCCGCCGCCTAG
- a CDS encoding cold-shock protein has translation MATGTVKWFNAEKGFGFIEQDGGGADVFAHYSNIATQGFRELQEGQKVSFDIAQGQKGPTAENIVPA, from the coding sequence ATGGCTACTGGTACCGTGAAGTGGTTCAACGCGGAAAAGGGTTTCGGCTTCATCGAGCAGGACGGTGGCGGCGCTGACGTGTTCGCCCACTACTCGAACATCGCCACCCAGGGCTTCCGCGAGCTGCAGGAAGGCCAGAAGGTCAGCTTCGACATCGCGCAGGGCCAGAAGGGCCCGACGGCCGAGAACATCGTTCCCGCCTGA
- a CDS encoding DUF6801 domain-containing protein — protein sequence MSTGKRTQNPLERRRPVPAVRSTPFSRGPLRTALVAAVAGGVLGLPGAGPAAAAPVSLTLRYTCSTGLIGNLPVRVRIDADVPESAEVGRATPAFPVDAAVLVPADAAKMLGGIGAKTIEGTVEAQARVAAPEGDVRVKVPVGAKAGIPASGSFHIEASGSAPALTFRRAGSARITVGDLVAHLALKDVSGDVVHPGEIDARCTPDAGQNDVLASFRITGGGGGGGGGGGTEGGTAGGTGKDTDPGPDTDTEPEPGPSAASGTAGTAAAAVAGVPSADGTAAGATGSTPRGVLPDTGADPAPWLFGGAGVLLAAGAGALFAVRRSRAEAPRCPCS from the coding sequence ATGAGCACTGGCAAGCGCACCCAGAACCCGCTGGAACGGCGGCGGCCGGTCCCTGCCGTCCGGAGCACTCCGTTCTCACGCGGCCCGCTGCGCACGGCGTTGGTCGCGGCGGTCGCGGGCGGGGTGCTGGGACTCCCGGGAGCCGGACCCGCTGCCGCGGCTCCGGTGTCACTCACCCTGCGGTACACGTGCTCGACCGGGTTGATCGGGAATCTGCCTGTCAGGGTGCGGATCGACGCGGACGTCCCCGAGTCGGCCGAGGTGGGAAGGGCCACCCCGGCCTTCCCCGTCGACGCGGCGGTGCTGGTCCCCGCGGACGCAGCGAAAATGCTGGGCGGGATCGGTGCGAAGACCATCGAGGGCACGGTGGAGGCTCAGGCGCGCGTGGCGGCCCCGGAGGGGGACGTCCGGGTGAAGGTACCGGTCGGTGCGAAGGCCGGGATCCCGGCGTCCGGGTCCTTCCACATCGAGGCGTCCGGATCCGCACCGGCGCTGACCTTCCGGCGTGCGGGCAGCGCGCGGATCACCGTCGGCGACCTCGTCGCGCATCTCGCGCTGAAGGACGTGAGCGGCGACGTCGTCCATCCGGGCGAGATCGACGCCAGGTGCACGCCGGATGCAGGGCAGAACGACGTCTTGGCGTCGTTCCGCATCACTGGGGGCGGGGGCGGGGGCGGGGGCGGGGGCGGGACCGAGGGCGGTACCGCTGGAGGGACCGGGAAGGACACGGACCCGGGCCCGGACACGGACACGGAGCCGGAGCCGGGCCCGTCCGCCGCATCGGGTACCGCTGGTACGGCCGCCGCCGCCGTCGCCGGCGTGCCGTCGGCCGACGGGACCGCGGCGGGCGCCACGGGGTCCACACCGCGGGGCGTGCTCCCCGATACCGGAGCCGATCCGGCCCCCTGGCTGTTCGGCGGCGCGGGCGTGTTGCTGGCTGCGGGCGCGGGCGCCCTGTTCGCCGTACGCCGATCCCGTGCGGAGGCGCCTCGATGTCCGTGTTCATGA
- a CDS encoding trypsin-like peptidase domain-containing protein — MGGATEPDGLDRRRAVQVLTTHGTGAGGRGSGYLVAANTVLTAAHVVDGATTVQVRFLTEDGGTREVPGAPVWVNSDADVALIALADGSGPDGPAAAAVAAVRFARVAKPVECEALGFPRFRLRSGPASPDGGGPASYRDSHHARGETTPLSNRREGSLEITLKSSPEYDPERGRSPWEGMSGAPVWSGGYVIGVITRHYRSDGLSTLAASPVDRWYRRMSPREIGELSSLTALPAHPGQLEALPRAAPLPAAPELREAAGLLASRVAGQWSKEERRRRVHDPFPLPVGFRNADARLVDHWAKICDAPPGADPAPLALAGRIDRIVDVYRSVPSRRLVVLGAAGAGKTITTVRFVLDRLAARTPDEPVPVIFSLGSWDPTTVSLRDWMCHQLVRDHGLAVPAAHGGNLAGALVDSGWILPVMDGFDEIAGGLRRAAMKELDRTTTALLLTSRPREYAEAVETTRPLPKAAVVELDELALADVALYLPLTSRPGTGGGTGGTVWEPVLDELRRERRGPGAENVARVLTTPLMVAIARTVYGDTPGCDPVRLLDTATFASPEALRGHLLAAFTPAAYEPSPADTGSGGGRRRRRPDWNPDRAQQWLGHLAAHLDRLGRAATGAPARDLAWWQLGTTMSRSSRMLVIGFLAALALGVTTAVGNVPADLVATSFGLRFALVRGLVVGFLHALVNGLFFGLVYGFVTRGGAEPSRVRVQVFGRTGRGRTGVLPRFGLGLVCGVLAALVLLFLDRVVVESLGLGDGLDGGLAGALVFVPGLGLGVGSVFGLMAWLEVPVDIGSGVSSSELLAQDRRNVVVHLLVWAFVFGTGAGCANAFTGGPVWGLLLGLAFGIEAAFAGGLAYGLAFTAWGQWVALARIWLPLTGQLPWRLVAFLDDACERDVLRQAGAVYQFRHAQLQDHLTRVHRAGRDGSGAPTTAASCTAGEADPKAAACPVPAVAGTSPHHVCLREIETP, encoded by the coding sequence GTGGGCGGGGCGACGGAGCCGGACGGACTCGACCGGAGGCGGGCCGTCCAGGTCCTCACCACGCACGGCACGGGCGCCGGCGGGCGGGGGTCGGGCTACCTGGTGGCCGCGAACACGGTGCTCACGGCCGCGCACGTGGTGGACGGCGCGACGACGGTGCAGGTGCGCTTCCTCACCGAGGACGGCGGTACGCGGGAGGTGCCGGGCGCGCCGGTCTGGGTGAACTCCGACGCGGACGTCGCGCTGATCGCCCTCGCGGACGGCTCCGGCCCGGACGGCCCGGCCGCCGCCGCGGTTGCGGCGGTGCGGTTCGCCCGTGTCGCGAAGCCGGTGGAGTGCGAAGCGCTGGGATTCCCGAGGTTCAGACTGCGCTCCGGGCCCGCGTCGCCGGATGGCGGCGGGCCCGCGTCGTACCGGGATTCCCACCACGCGCGCGGTGAGACCACCCCGTTGTCGAACCGGCGCGAGGGCAGTTTGGAGATCACCCTGAAGTCTTCCCCGGAGTACGACCCCGAGCGGGGCCGTTCCCCTTGGGAGGGCATGTCGGGGGCCCCGGTGTGGAGCGGCGGGTACGTGATCGGCGTCATCACCAGGCACTACCGCTCCGACGGGCTCAGCACGCTCGCGGCGAGCCCGGTGGACCGCTGGTATCGACGGATGAGTCCGCGGGAGATCGGCGAACTGAGCTCGCTGACCGCTCTGCCGGCGCATCCCGGCCAACTCGAAGCGCTTCCCCGGGCGGCGCCGCTGCCCGCGGCGCCGGAGCTGCGGGAGGCGGCCGGGCTGCTCGCCTCCAGGGTGGCCGGGCAATGGAGCAAGGAGGAGCGGCGGCGGCGCGTGCACGACCCGTTCCCGCTGCCCGTGGGCTTCCGGAACGCCGACGCGCGTCTGGTCGATCACTGGGCCAAGATCTGCGACGCTCCGCCCGGGGCCGATCCGGCGCCGCTCGCACTGGCCGGCCGCATCGACCGGATCGTGGACGTCTACCGGTCCGTTCCGTCCCGCCGGCTGGTGGTGCTCGGTGCGGCCGGGGCGGGCAAGACGATCACGACCGTGCGCTTCGTCCTCGACCGGCTGGCCGCCCGTACGCCCGACGAGCCCGTACCGGTGATCTTCAGCTTGGGGTCATGGGACCCGACCACCGTCTCCCTGCGCGACTGGATGTGCCACCAGCTGGTACGGGACCACGGCCTCGCCGTTCCCGCCGCACACGGAGGGAACCTGGCGGGCGCCCTGGTCGACAGCGGCTGGATCCTGCCGGTCATGGACGGGTTCGACGAGATCGCGGGCGGCCTGCGGCGTGCGGCGATGAAAGAGCTCGACCGCACCACCACCGCGCTGCTCCTCACCAGCCGTCCCCGGGAGTACGCCGAGGCAGTGGAGACGACCCGTCCCCTCCCGAAGGCCGCCGTGGTCGAGCTGGACGAGCTGGCCCTGGCCGACGTCGCCCTCTACCTGCCCCTCACCAGCCGCCCGGGGACGGGCGGCGGTACGGGCGGCACCGTGTGGGAACCCGTTCTGGACGAGCTGCGCAGGGAGCGGCGCGGCCCGGGTGCGGAGAACGTCGCCAGAGTGCTCACCACCCCGCTGATGGTCGCCATCGCCCGCACCGTCTACGGCGACACCCCAGGGTGCGACCCCGTACGGCTCCTGGACACCGCCACCTTCGCCTCCCCGGAAGCCCTGCGGGGACATCTCCTGGCAGCGTTCACCCCGGCCGCCTACGAGCCCTCGCCGGCCGACACCGGCAGCGGCGGCGGCCGTCGGCGGCGGCGGCCGGACTGGAACCCCGACCGCGCGCAGCAGTGGCTCGGCCACCTCGCCGCGCACCTGGACCGACTCGGCAGGGCGGCCACGGGCGCCCCGGCACGTGACCTCGCCTGGTGGCAACTGGGCACCACGATGAGCCGATCCTCGCGGATGCTCGTGATCGGATTCCTGGCCGCACTGGCCCTCGGGGTGACGACCGCCGTCGGGAACGTTCCCGCGGATCTGGTGGCGACATCGTTCGGGCTCAGGTTCGCGCTCGTACGGGGGCTCGTGGTCGGGTTCCTGCACGCGCTCGTGAACGGGCTGTTCTTCGGGCTCGTGTACGGATTCGTGACGCGGGGCGGGGCAGAGCCGTCGCGCGTACGCGTACAGGTCTTCGGCAGGACCGGGCGCGGGCGTACGGGGGTCCTCCCCAGGTTCGGGCTGGGGCTCGTGTGCGGGGTCCTGGCAGCGCTGGTGCTCCTGTTCCTGGACAGGGTCGTGGTCGAGTCCCTGGGACTCGGTGACGGCCTGGACGGCGGACTCGCGGGGGCCCTCGTGTTCGTACCGGGGCTCGGGCTCGGGGTCGGGTCGGTATTCGGGCTCATGGCCTGGCTGGAAGTACCCGTCGACATCGGATCCGGCGTCAGTTCCTCGGAGCTGCTCGCACAGGACCGCAGGAACGTGGTCGTCCATCTGCTGGTGTGGGCCTTCGTGTTCGGGACGGGCGCCGGATGCGCCAACGCATTCACGGGAGGGCCCGTGTGGGGACTTCTGCTGGGGCTGGCGTTCGGGATCGAAGCCGCCTTCGCGGGCGGACTCGCGTACGGACTCGCTTTCACCGCCTGGGGTCAGTGGGTGGCCCTCGCGCGCATCTGGCTGCCGCTCACGGGGCAACTGCCCTGGCGGTTGGTCGCTTTCCTCGACGACGCGTGCGAGCGGGACGTGCTGCGCCAGGCGGGCGCCGTCTATCAGTTCCGTCACGCACAACTCCAAGACCACCTGACCCGGGTCCATCGTGCGGGCCGCGACGGCAGCGGCGCGCCGACCACCGCCGCGTCGTGTACCGCGGGCGAAGCGGACCCGAAGGCGGCGGCTTGCCCTGTGCCGGCCGTGGCCGGCACATCACCGCACCACGTATGTCTCCGAGAGATCGAAACACCCTGA
- a CDS encoding trypco2 family protein → MIELASVIRDLREELGRAIADAEGEALRFELGPIELELTVALERSGQAGAHVRFWVVESGAEAAVSAASAQRVSLALRPALVGVDTTPFISGSADAHER, encoded by the coding sequence GTGATCGAGCTGGCGAGTGTGATCAGGGACCTACGGGAGGAGCTGGGGCGGGCGATCGCCGATGCCGAGGGCGAGGCGCTGCGCTTCGAGCTGGGCCCGATCGAGTTGGAGCTGACGGTCGCGCTGGAGCGGTCCGGGCAGGCGGGGGCGCACGTGCGGTTCTGGGTGGTGGAGTCCGGTGCGGAGGCGGCGGTGAGCGCCGCCTCGGCCCAGCGCGTCTCACTGGCGTTGCGACCGGCCTTGGTGGGGGTGGACACCACGCCGTTCATCTCCGGCAGCGCTGACGCGCACGAGCGGTGA
- a CDS encoding BTAD domain-containing putative transcriptional regulator: MPLDLGPVKRQAVLAALLLGKGAVLSHEQLMRGVWGTEPPASGHKVLASHVNPLRRALDAEGTRHTESVIRSGKGWYRFVVDGVRLDVADVTERADEARRTKESGDLAGAADRLSAALALFRGEPLTGLPGSFAQAERERLSERRRGLRLERLTCLLLLGRFGEVLDDLGALSPSDRYDESLLALRMRALYGCERQAEALNAYQGLRVRLRDELGVGPGEELRRLYERCCAATTNSCSVRAPNAPPHVPAGPGPAAPSMNCRATPAASSAGRPRSRN; this comes from the coding sequence GTGCCACTGGATCTGGGGCCGGTCAAACGGCAGGCCGTGCTGGCGGCGTTGCTGCTCGGCAAAGGTGCCGTGCTGAGCCATGAGCAGCTGATGCGCGGAGTGTGGGGAACGGAGCCGCCCGCATCCGGTCACAAAGTGCTGGCCAGTCACGTCAACCCGCTGCGCCGGGCGCTCGACGCGGAGGGCACGCGGCATACGGAGTCGGTGATCCGCAGCGGAAAGGGCTGGTACCGCTTCGTCGTCGACGGGGTCCGGCTCGATGTGGCGGATGTGACCGAACGGGCCGATGAGGCGCGGCGTACGAAGGAGTCCGGCGATCTGGCCGGGGCCGCCGACCGGTTGTCCGCGGCGCTCGCACTGTTCCGGGGCGAGCCCCTGACCGGCCTGCCGGGGTCGTTCGCGCAGGCCGAGCGGGAGCGGCTGTCGGAGCGCCGGCGAGGGCTCCGGCTGGAGAGGCTCACGTGCCTGCTCCTGCTGGGGCGGTTCGGTGAGGTCCTGGACGACCTCGGCGCCCTGTCCCCGTCCGACCGGTACGACGAGTCGCTGCTGGCGCTGCGGATGCGGGCCCTGTACGGCTGTGAGCGCCAGGCGGAAGCACTCAACGCCTACCAGGGCCTGCGCGTACGACTGAGGGACGAGCTCGGCGTCGGTCCGGGGGAAGAGCTCCGCCGGCTGTACGAGCGGTGCTGCGCCGCGACGACGAACTCCTGCTCGGTACGGGCGCCGAACGCTCCGCCGCACGTCCCGGCCGGCCCGGGACCCGCCGCGCCGTCAATGAACTGCCGGGCGACGCCGGCCGCCTCATCGGCCGGGAGGCCGCGCTCGCGCAACTGA
- a CDS encoding NB-ARC domain-containing protein — protein sequence MDGTAGVGKTALVVRAARELSDRYPDGSLFVDLRAHSTQRRQSPEQALQRLLRSLGAAKGELPSDLEELTAAWRAATSALRLLLVLDDVLDADQVRPLLPAGAGSRVLVAGRRRLAELDADRRVTLEPLTGGDAVLLLTHLIGEERASHEPEATRQLVGLCDGLPLALRIAGSRLQSRHTWTVEHLVGRMAGDERRLGELSIGNRSVEAAFRLSYDQLAPDQRRGFRALGQAPTVEFDVLTPAAMLGGSADDTEQILESLVDTSLLQQPRPGRYRLHDLVRVHARRLAEALPDEAAGTRTAALRLYLDAARVTSDWGLATGFPTGPRPAGAPFTHWKDAEVWLDAAGGELPDVVGHAVALGEIDHACWIAEALVDYFTRQGRYHECQTALDIALARVDEAADPRMAIALRNCLAFTGVYQRRYAQSRTLFTEALHLSRRSRDPAEETRALLGLASVDLSVGESGRAIARVTEALGLSRPVDNDWVASMGFVIHGLAHQLEGRHEEALARFAEARTHADRSGRPRMLGRVLSFAADVHLHLGRHAEAGILLRQAVQLVEEGGDAFLCARGLTRLGTAEQAEGNTDSAVVLHHQALHRHRLLSPLTEPGYDWLEMDIRSRLGRAYVATGRIDEALGQFRAVLEVPGRPGPPR from the coding sequence GTGGACGGTACGGCCGGGGTCGGCAAGACCGCGCTCGTCGTACGCGCGGCCCGTGAGCTCAGCGACCGGTACCCGGACGGCAGCCTGTTCGTGGACCTGCGCGCGCACAGCACGCAGCGGCGCCAGTCCCCCGAGCAGGCGCTGCAGCGCCTGCTGCGTTCCCTGGGCGCGGCCAAGGGCGAGCTGCCGAGCGACCTCGAAGAACTCACCGCCGCCTGGCGCGCGGCGACCAGCGCGCTACGGCTGCTCCTCGTACTGGACGACGTCCTGGACGCCGACCAGGTGCGACCGCTGCTGCCCGCGGGCGCGGGAAGCAGGGTGCTGGTGGCCGGCCGCCGGCGGCTGGCCGAACTGGACGCCGACCGGCGCGTCACGTTGGAGCCGTTGACCGGCGGGGACGCGGTGCTGCTGCTCACGCACCTCATCGGAGAGGAGCGCGCGAGCCACGAGCCGGAGGCTACGCGACAGCTCGTCGGACTGTGCGACGGTCTGCCGCTGGCGCTGCGCATCGCCGGGTCGCGGCTGCAGAGCCGCCACACCTGGACGGTGGAGCACCTGGTGGGCCGCATGGCGGGCGACGAGCGCCGGCTGGGCGAACTGAGCATCGGCAACCGCAGCGTCGAGGCGGCCTTCCGGCTGTCGTACGACCAGCTCGCACCCGACCAGCGGCGCGGATTCCGTGCCCTGGGCCAGGCGCCGACGGTCGAGTTCGACGTGCTGACGCCCGCGGCCATGCTCGGCGGGTCGGCCGACGACACCGAGCAGATCCTGGAGAGCCTGGTCGACACGAGCCTTCTGCAACAGCCGCGTCCGGGCCGCTACCGGTTGCACGACCTGGTGCGCGTGCACGCCCGGCGCCTCGCGGAAGCCCTGCCCGACGAGGCCGCCGGCACGCGCACGGCCGCCCTGCGCCTCTACCTGGACGCGGCCCGGGTCACCAGTGACTGGGGCCTCGCCACCGGTTTCCCCACCGGGCCCCGACCCGCCGGAGCACCGTTCACGCACTGGAAGGACGCGGAGGTCTGGCTGGACGCGGCCGGCGGGGAACTCCCCGACGTCGTCGGGCACGCCGTGGCCCTCGGCGAGATCGACCACGCGTGCTGGATCGCCGAGGCGCTGGTGGACTACTTCACACGGCAGGGCCGCTACCACGAGTGCCAGACCGCCCTCGACATCGCACTCGCGCGCGTGGACGAGGCCGCCGACCCGCGGATGGCCATCGCCCTGCGGAACTGCCTGGCCTTCACCGGCGTATACCAACGCCGGTACGCGCAGTCGCGGACCCTGTTCACCGAGGCGCTCCACCTCAGCCGGCGCAGCCGCGACCCGGCCGAAGAGACCCGTGCTCTCCTCGGGCTGGCATCCGTCGACCTGAGCGTGGGCGAGAGCGGGCGGGCGATCGCCCGTGTCACCGAGGCGCTGGGCCTGTCCCGGCCGGTGGACAACGACTGGGTCGCCTCGATGGGGTTCGTCATCCATGGCCTCGCCCACCAGTTGGAGGGACGGCACGAGGAGGCGCTGGCCCGCTTCGCCGAGGCCCGTACCCACGCCGACCGGAGCGGCAGACCGCGCATGCTCGGCAGGGTCCTGAGCTTCGCCGCCGACGTGCACCTCCACCTCGGCCGGCACGCCGAGGCCGGGATCCTGCTCCGCCAGGCGGTCCAGCTGGTCGAGGAGGGCGGGGACGCGTTCCTCTGCGCGCGCGGCCTGACCCGGCTGGGCACGGCGGAGCAGGCCGAGGGGAACACGGACTCGGCAGTGGTCCTCCACCACCAGGCGCTCCACCGGCACCGGTTGCTGTCCCCGCTCACCGAACCCGGCTACGACTGGCTGGAGATGGACATCCGCTCGCGGCTGGGCCGGGCCTACGTGGCGACGGGCCGCATCGACGAGGCGCTCGGGCAGTTCCGGGCCGTGCTGGAGGTGCCGGGGCGCCCGGGCCCACCGCGCTGA
- a CDS encoding ATP-binding protein, protein MNRDALVWCLVAVAAIAVAAVAALVARNRALGAKKRHTEAELRQALLTADGHLHSLHADLQRFRSEQDATLREAKEAAEENTKAVLKGAARFLQSLAAEQTTLLDDIQRKYGGHAVLSDLMDVNHANAQMARKAQGIAVMCGAPLGRRNRPASVYDVVRSAQGQIRNFHRVAIMQQTGLALKASAVAPVALAVAELLDNAASFSQHDAPIEVTFQRVQNNLCIVIDDAGVSMNDEDRQRATMLLSGEVAPRLSELGTQPKFGFPVIGLIARQYGFKVDVTGVSRYGGVRAVVLLPEELWTMEEIPPAQEAPVANIRRAAESRPQSPPSRTMHGLPKRGARQAPIASVPDPDAAPPAPWPPGEPGRASGRGLGAFQRGTLSGRNLDATSFEGPEDA, encoded by the coding sequence ATGAATCGAGACGCACTTGTGTGGTGCTTGGTTGCAGTGGCGGCGATAGCCGTCGCCGCGGTCGCGGCACTCGTCGCCCGCAACCGAGCGCTGGGGGCGAAGAAGCGGCACACCGAGGCCGAACTGAGGCAGGCGCTGCTCACGGCAGACGGCCACCTGCACTCCCTGCACGCCGACCTGCAGAGGTTCCGCAGCGAGCAGGACGCCACGCTCCGCGAAGCCAAGGAAGCGGCGGAGGAGAACACCAAGGCCGTTCTCAAGGGTGCCGCCAGGTTCCTGCAGAGCCTCGCGGCCGAGCAGACGACGCTTCTGGACGACATCCAGCGCAAGTACGGCGGACACGCCGTCCTCAGCGACCTGATGGACGTCAACCACGCCAACGCCCAGATGGCGCGCAAGGCCCAGGGCATCGCCGTCATGTGCGGCGCGCCGCTGGGCCGTCGCAACAGGCCCGCCAGCGTCTACGACGTGGTGCGCAGCGCCCAGGGCCAGATCCGCAACTTCCACCGGGTCGCCATCATGCAGCAGACCGGTCTCGCGCTGAAGGCGTCCGCGGTCGCGCCCGTCGCCCTCGCCGTGGCGGAGCTGCTCGACAACGCCGCGAGCTTCTCGCAGCACGACGCACCGATCGAGGTGACGTTCCAGCGCGTCCAGAACAACCTGTGCATCGTCATCGACGACGCCGGTGTCAGCATGAACGACGAGGACCGGCAGCGGGCGACCATGCTGCTCTCCGGAGAGGTCGCCCCCCGCCTGTCGGAGCTCGGGACCCAGCCGAAGTTCGGTTTCCCGGTGATCGGCCTGATCGCACGTCAGTACGGTTTCAAGGTGGACGTCACCGGAGTCTCCCGATACGGCGGCGTCAGGGCCGTCGTCCTCTTGCCCGAGGAGCTGTGGACCATGGAGGAGATACCGCCCGCCCAGGAGGCTCCGGTCGCCAACATCCGGCGCGCCGCCGAGAGCCGGCCCCAGAGCCCGCCGTCGCGCACGATGCACGGTCTGCCCAAGCGCGGCGCACGCCAGGCGCCCATCGCGAGCGTTCCCGATCCCGACGCCGCCCCGCCGGCGCCGTGGCCCCCGGGAGAGCCGGGTCGCGCGTCCGGACGCGGTCTGGGCGCCTTCCAGCGCGGCACGCTCTCCGGCCGCAACCTTGACGCCACCTCGTTCGAAGGGCCCGAAGACGCATGA
- a CDS encoding roadblock/LC7 domain-containing protein, which yields MTADLSWMLEDIVHNVPRARHAVLLSADGLPRGATEGLAEKDVRTISAAMAGMQSLSRATAHFAGPDEDRQWNQTIIEFSHGWSFLIGAGQGSYLAAAAAPDVDMQQISFRMHRLVARLGNNLTSPPRVSAEDAAGARRSAPRQQDSGDSGFVLGELDRVVSRVEGALHAVLLGSDGLPRGATDGMSRDLADTISAAMTGIHAYSRVTSQFAGVVEDAEWRQTVIEFQHGWIFLMAAGPDALLAAAAEHDCDIEEFTMRLHEVVPRLIAGATPGKGTGRA from the coding sequence ATGACCGCAGACCTGTCGTGGATGCTTGAGGACATCGTGCACAACGTGCCCCGCGCACGGCACGCCGTCCTGCTGTCCGCGGACGGCCTCCCTCGCGGCGCTACGGAAGGCCTGGCCGAGAAGGATGTACGCACGATCTCGGCCGCCATGGCCGGGATGCAGTCGCTCAGCCGGGCGACGGCCCACTTCGCCGGACCGGACGAGGACCGGCAGTGGAACCAGACCATCATCGAGTTCTCGCACGGCTGGAGCTTCCTGATCGGGGCCGGGCAGGGCTCCTATCTGGCCGCCGCGGCCGCGCCCGACGTGGACATGCAGCAGATCTCCTTCCGCATGCACCGCCTCGTCGCCCGGCTGGGCAACAACCTCACCTCGCCCCCGAGGGTGAGCGCCGAGGACGCCGCGGGTGCGCGCAGGAGCGCCCCCCGGCAGCAGGACTCAGGCGACTCGGGGTTCGTCCTCGGCGAGCTCGACCGGGTGGTGTCCCGGGTCGAGGGGGCCCTGCACGCGGTGCTGCTGGGATCGGACGGCCTTCCCCGCGGCGCGACCGACGGGATGAGCCGCGACCTCGCGGACACGATCTCCGCGGCCATGACGGGCATCCACGCCTACAGCCGGGTGACCTCCCAGTTCGCAGGGGTCGTCGAGGACGCGGAATGGCGTCAGACGGTCATCGAGTTCCAGCACGGCTGGATCTTCCTGATGGCGGCCGGCCCCGATGCCCTCCTGGCCGCTGCCGCCGAACACGACTGTGACATTGAGGAGTTCACCATGCGTCTGCACGAGGTGGTTCCCAGACTGATCGCGGGGGCGACACCGGGGAAGGGAACAGGCCGTGCCTGA